The Candidatus Hepatincola sp. Av genome contains the following window.
AGCTAAAATTACAATTAATACTCCAACTATTATAGGTATAGTGGTAGTCTGATGAAATACCAAATAACCAAAAATAATGCCCCAAATAATTAACGCATATTCAGTAGGAGCTACAATATTAATAGGAGTTAATCTGTAGGCCTGAATAAATAATAAATTACCTAATACACAAAAAACAGCACTACCAAAAAGTGCTGGAAAAATATGAGGATCAAAAATAATAGTAGTGTGTAAACCATTATTATAACAAGATATTAAAAGCCCGAAAATGCTACAAATAAAGAAGATATAAAAAGAAACACTTAAAGTATTAGCCTGACTAAGATATTTTCTAGTTATAATTCCTGTAGCTGCAATAGAAAAAGCCAAAAGAATAGTTAACATTATAGGTAATAATAAAGTGCTATCAAAAGATTCTGAAAAAGGATTCGTAATAATTGCTACCCCAAGCATTCCTAAACTAATAGATACAACAGTTACTATTTTCAGTTTCTCTTTTAAAAAGATAGTAGCCAAAACAGTAGCAATTAAAGGAGAAGTAAAAATTATAGAGTAATAAATATCTAATTTAAGTAATTTTAATACATAAAAAGCAAAAAAGAAATTCACAAATGAAACACTTCCTCTTATTAGAACAATGAAAGGATGGGCGTTTATTACAAATAAAGTTTTTTTGATATAAGCAAAACCAAAAATTGCTAGATTTACAAAAATTAATAAATTAACTTGAAAATAAAATACAGAGTAATTGATATTAGTATACATTAAAGTATATTTAACAATTACATCCATTAATGAATAACAAAAAGTTGAAATCAAGGCCAATACAATGCCAAGAAGTTGTGTATCATTTCTTAACTTATTAATCATGTTTTATAAATATTAATTAGATTGCAAGTAGGTTAATAATTTTAATAAATACAATATTGATATACTTTTGAGGGAAGAGCAAGGGGAAAAGGAGTTAGTTAGGGATTAGTATGAGGGGAAGGTAGGTTGGAGTTAGTGTTTGAGAGGGAGAAAGGTTGAGGGGAAGGTGAATGGTATCACTGTTGTGTGTGTGGAGTCAGTGTTGTAAGTAATTAGGTTGAGTAAGAAATAGAGTGATAGGATTGAAGGAGTTAGTATAAGTTAGGTTGAGGGGAAGGAGATTGGTATCAAAGTGGTGTGTGTAGAGAGGTTAATTTAGTTTGAGGTAGGAGGAGGGTTATTGGGTGGTAGGAATGAGGTTGGTAGTAGGGATTTAAAGGTTTAGAGGGGGGTAGGAGAGGTAGTGGGAAAGAAAAGAGAAAATAAGTGTTAGTAGGGGGTTGACAAGAGGTAGGAAAGGATATAGACTAGTGAGAGTTGTTAGGGTGGCGAATAGTTATTACATAAGGTTTTGAGAAGGACATTTAGGTGATAGTTAGTAGTTATTTTAGAGTTAAGAGAGAAGTAGTGAGAGTAAGTGAGAGCTAGCGGTGGCATAGAGTTATTGTTAGTAGGAATAAAGTAAGAGAGAGAAGAATTCATTGAAGAGCGTTAGGTGATAGTTAAGGGATTAATTATCACTGGACATGAGTAACTCAAGGAAGGAAGGGCAATAGGCGGATGCCTAGGCACAAAGAGGCGAAGAAGGACGTGAAAATCTGCGAAAAGCTTAGGGGAGTTGATAATAAGCGTTGATCCTAAGGTATCCGAATGGGGGAACCCAATCCGTATAGGATTAGCTGTTAGCTGTAAGGTTAATGGTGGCGAAACGCAGTGAACTGAAACATCTAAGTAACTGTAGGAAAGGAAATCAAAAGAGACTCTGGAAGTAGTGGCGAGCGAAACCGGAAGAGCCGAGTCTTTAATACATAGGGAACTAGAATATGTTGGGAAGCATAACCGAAGAGGGTGAAAGTCTCGTATAGGTAGGAAGTGTATTAGAGCTAGAGTAGGGCGGAACACGAGAAATTCTGTTTGAAGAAGGGTGGACCATCATCCAAGGCTAAGTACTCCTTTGTGACCGATAGTGAACAAGTACCGTGAGGGAAAGGTGAAAAGAACCCCGAGAGGGGAGTGAAATAGACCTGAAACCTGTTGCCTACAAGCAGTTAGAGCTGGTAATTTTTTATTACTGGTGATAGCGTACCTTTGCATAATGAGTCAGCGAGTTAATGTTGCAAGCGAGCTTAAGCCGATAGGTGAAGGCGAAGCGAAAGCGAGTTTTAAAAGGGCGAGAGTTTGCAGTATTAGACCCGAAACCCGAGCGATCTAGCCATGGTCAGGTTGAAGGTAAGGTAACACTTACTGGAGGACCGAACCCACTACTGTTGCAAAAGTAGGGGATGAACTGTGGATAGGGGTGAAAGGCCAATCAAGCCGGGAGATAGCTGGTTCTCCGCGAAAACTATTGAGGTAGTGCGTCGCAGTTAATACCTTAGGGGGTAGAGCACTGAATAGGCTAGGGGGTTTACCGACTTACCAAACCTAATCAAACTCCGAATACCTAAGAGTAATATGCGGCAGACAGTCCATGGGTGCTAAGGTCCATGGACGAGAGGGAAAGAGCCCTGACCTTCAGCTAAGGTCCCGAAGTTGTGGCTAAGTGTGAAAGAAAGTGAGGAGACCAAGACAGCCAGGAGGTTGGCTTAGAAGCAGCCATCCTTTAAAGAAAGCGTAATAGCTCACTGGTCTAGTTAAGTCTTTTTGCGTCAAAGATGTAAGGGGGCTAAAGCCACACACCGAAGCTAAGGATTGAATGTAGTGAGAGCTATATTTAGTGGTAGCGGAGCGTTCCGTGAAGAAGCATTATTGTAAGGTAATGTGGAGGTATCGGAAGTGAGGATGCTGACATGAGTAACGATAAATAGAGTGAGAAACTCTATCGCCGAAAACCTAAGGTTTCCTACGCAAGGTTAATCCGCGTAGGGTAAGTCGGCCCCTAAGGCGAGGCTGAAGAGCGTAGCTGATGGGAACAAGGTAAAGATTCCTTGACCATCTGGAGGTGACGGATGTAAGAGCTAGTGATGTCTGAGAGGATTGATATTGCGTGTAATTATGTTCCAGGAAATAGCCCCAGAGATAGACCGTACCGCAAACCGACACAGGTAGGAGGGTTGAGTATACTAAGGCGCTTGAGAGAATGATGTTGAAGGAACTCGGCAAATTGACTTCGTAACTTCGGGATAAGAAGTCCCAATTTAGAGGAAACTTTAGAGAGGGGTCACAGAAGAGGTGGAAGCGACTGTTTATTAAAAACACAGGACTCTGCGAACTCGTGAGAGGAAGTATAGGGTCTGACGCCTGCCCGGTGCTGGAAGGTTAAAGAGAGAGGTGAGAGCTTTGAACTGAAGCCCCAGTAAACGGCGGCCGTAACTATAACGGTCCTAAGGTAGCGAAATTCCTTGTCGGGTAAGTTCCGACCTGCACGAATGGCGTAACGATTTCCA
Protein-coding sequences here:
- a CDS encoding DMT family transporter; its protein translation is MINKLRNDTQLLGIVLALISTFCYSLMDVIVKYTLMYTNINYSVFYFQVNLLIFVNLAIFGFAYIKKTLFVINAHPFIVLIRGSVSFVNFFFAFYVLKLLKLDIYYSIIFTSPLIATVLATIFLKEKLKIVTVVSISLGMLGVAIITNPFSESFDSTLLLPIMLTILLAFSIAATGIITRKYLSQANTLSVSFYIFFICSIFGLLISCYNNGLHTTIIFDPHIFPALFGSAVFCVLGNLLFIQAYRLTPINIVAPTEYALIIWGIIFGYLVFHQTTTIPIIVGVLIVILANFINTYMTHK